From the genome of Capsicum annuum cultivar UCD-10X-F1 chromosome 4, UCD10Xv1.1, whole genome shotgun sequence:
aaaattttaaattaataaaaataatagtaactaATAACTAATTTTAACTAATTTGTCCTAAAATTAGCAAATGGCATTGTTACAGACTGACACTTGACAAGTTTTAGAGCAAGACTTTCTTGCTAtttagtatatatagatatagatatgatgTAATAAATGAAGAAACGTTGTTTTTACcattttctttagaaaaaagattcaaaagaaaaatttctaGATGACCTCAGACATCTATACATCCAACTTTGGGTGTGTATAAGTAAACACTTAAACTATCATAAAGTTAAACAGTTAAACACATGCGCCCTAAGTGAAAAATCATGTGAGATGCACACATTCTACATGTCATATCGTGTGAGATAATATAAGCCAAAATAGATATGAGCAAAATAgagccctttttttttttgtcgttTAAACTCATGTATACTATTTGCATTCTCATTTTCAACAATGTGAGATACACACCACAAGAATGTCAAGAAAAGTTGAATTCTTGATGTGCCCTCACAAGTAAATAAAAACACACATTTGTGTCCACACTTTAGTATGTGCCGGAACGGAGATAGAAGGTTGTCTACGGATTCAACTGAACTCAGTAGCTTTAGTCCAAATTcagtatttttattaagaaaattcactaaatatgtataaatttaaatttagaacCAGGTTATCAACGCCTGACACATGTcgctatttataaattttaaccTATAAAATTCAAGTTCTGACTCCCCGCTTCTCAAGGTTTAGTGTTACATTTTTATTGACAGCTTTACTTTCTTTCCGATGAATTTGTGTAAAACACACGGTTTGCAAGACTTAGTTGATTTGGTGTGTTTCAAATGGACAAGTCCTTGGGGCCTACATAAGCTGGAAAATAAATTAAGTTAGGGAACAATATTCAAAAAACGATTTAAAAGAAAAGTATCCCAAAAAAGATATTCTTAAAAATTATCACTATATAAAGTCTCAAATACCACAAGTTACTAGCCATACCATTTTCCTACTAATTTATGcaattatggagaaaatattcACCTCTTTGCTCTTCTTGCTTCACTATGTTATGGTTAGTTCAGCCATGACCCAAACCAACACTACCACTGATCAATTAGCTCTTCTTTCCTTAAAATTCCAAATCATTTCGGATCCCTTTcacttcttggatgaaagttggTCTCCCGCTATCTGTGTTTGCCATTGGGTTGGAGTCACTTGTGGCTCTCGTCACCAGCGGGTCAAGTCCTTGAACCTTTCTAATATGGCTCTTACAGGCAGAATTCCACAAGATTTTGGAAACCTGTCATTTCTTGCTTCTCTTGACTTGGGAAGGAACAACTTCCATGGAAATTTGCCTCACGAAATGGCACGCTTGCGTCGgattaagtttcttgatttaagttTCAATAACTTTAGAGGGGAGGTTCCTTCTTGGTTTGGGTTCTTACACCAACTTCAAGTTTTAAGTCTTAAGAATAATAGTTTCACCGGCCCCCTTCCCTCTTCATTTTTTAACATTTCAAAGCTTGAAATGTTGAATTTGGCATTCAATTCCTTAGAAGGTCATATCCCTGTGTCTCTCTCGAATGCCTCGAGGTTGGAGAGGTTAGATTTATCTGGTAATTTTCTTCAAGGGAACATTCCAAAAGAAATCGGTAACCTTCACAACCTGAACTGGTTGGCCATACAAGATAATCAACTTATGGGTTCTGTACCATTAAcagttttcaatatttctagGATCGAAGTCATTGCATTTACAGGCAATAGCTTATCAGGAAATCTTCCAAATGGTTTATGTAATGGTCTCACAATACTCAAAGGGCTTCATCTATCCAAAAACAAGCTTCATGGTCATATGCCTACAAGTTTGTCGAATTGTTCACAACTTCAAATTTTGTCTTTATCATATAATGAGTTTGATGGACCAATACATAGTGAAATTGGAAGATTGAGTAACTTGCAGTTCTTGTATCTTGGATTTAACCATTTCAAAGGTATGTTTTTATCTTATGAATACTAGCACTATAATATGTACATCCTTCTTAAGACTTTGATCAATAACAAtataaatgaaggaaaaagaagTATAAAGCTAGAACATAATTTTCTGAGCTCTTGTCAATACCTTATCCCATTACCAATTCTTCTTCATCAAGTCAAACTAAAGCATCAATCACATAGATAAGCACTGAGCTAACTAGTTCATATCACTTCTATTCTTACTTCATGTGTTGACAGGTGAAATACCCAAAGAGATAAGCAATCTCGTTGAGTTGGAGAAACTTGATCTTCCGGTTAATAGTTTTAGTGGTTCGCTTGATATGGAGATCTTCAACATATCAGGGCTAAGAATAATTGATCTTTCACTCAACAATCTATCGGGAAGCCTCCCACCAAACATAGGTTCTATCTTACCCAACATTGAAGAGCTTTATCTGGCCAACTTAACCAATCTTGTTGGGACTATACCCCATTCCATCtccaattgttcaaaacttaCAATCCTAGAGCTTTCTGTCAACCAACTCACTGGCTTGATTCCCAATTCTCTTGGATATTTGACTCATCTACAGTTACTAAATTTAGTGGAAAACAATTTAACCAGTGACTCATCATTAAGCTTCCTGACTTCCTTAACCTATAGCAGAAATTTAACAGTTCTTGATATATCTTTCAACCCTCTAAATGGCATGCTTCCAGCCTCTATAGGGAACCTTTCCCCATCTCTTATAAGATTTTACGCCAACAGTTGCAAGATCAAAGGGCGAATTCCAAATGATTTTGGGAACTTAAGCAGCTTGTTAGACCTTGATCTTTCTGAGAACAGCATGGCTGGATCGATTCCCACAACAATTGGCAACTTGAGAAACATTCAGCGCTTCAACTTGAGTAACAACAAACTTATAGGATTTATTAGAGATCATATATGTAAATTGCAGCATTTGGGTGCTATTTACTTGGGACAAAATCAACTTTCAGGATCCCTTCCTAATTGTTTAGGGAACATTACTTCGCTTAGAGAGATACATCTTGGTTCCAATGAATTGAGTTCCAATATTCCATCAAGCTTATGGAATCTTGAGGATCTAATGGTTCTTGACTTATCGTCAAACAATATGGTTGGTTCATTACCTCTAGAAATTGGGAACCTAAAGGCTGCGATACTGATAGACCTGTCAATGAATCAATTGTCAAATGGAATTTCTAGAGAAATTGGAAGCTTGCAAAATCTGGCAAACCTTTCTTTGAGACACAACAAGTTACAAGGAGCTATACCTGACTCAATGAGCAACATGGTGGGTTTGGAATTCCTAGACCTTTCTCACAATAATATATCTGGAATCATTCCTAAGTCTTTGGAGAAACTTCAAAACTTGAAGTATTTCAATGTTTCTGTCAACAAATTGTATGGGCAAATACCCTCGGGGGGTCCTTTCAAGAACCTCTCGAGTCAGTTTTTCACCTACAATGAAGCATTGTGTGgttcttcaagatttagtgtcccGCCATGCCCCGCATTATCAATGgacaaatgaaataggagaagaTTGCTAGTTCTATTTCTTTTGCTAGGACTTGCAATTTTGTTTGTTCCtatcatatttgtgtttttatgGCTAAGGTATAGAAGAGGTAAAAGAGCTCCTCAACAAGCAGATTCATTGTCTACCGTAAAAAGAGAAAGAGTTTCATACTATGAATTACTCCAAGCAACTGATGCACTTAGCGAGAGTAATTTGATTGGTTCTGGGAGTTTTGGCTCTGTTTACAAAGGCGTTCTCAGAAGTGGAACTGCCATTGCAGTTAAAGTGTTTAATCTACAACTGGATGCGGCATTCAAGAGTTTTGATACGGAATGTGAAGTTTTGCGTAGCCTTCGCCATAGGAATCTCGTAAAAGTCATTACTAgttgttccaaccttgattttaaAGCTTTAGTTCTAGAGTATATGCCTAATGGAAGTCTTGAGAAGTATTTGTATTCGCACAACTACTTCCTAGACATCAGGCAGAGGCTAAGCATAatgatagatgtggcatgtgTTTTGGAATATCTTCACCATGGGTGCTCGTTCCCTGTGATCCACTGTGATCTAAAGCCTAGTAATGTATTGCTGGACGAGGATATGGTTGCCCACCTAAGCGACTTTGTCATTTCAAAACTGCTTGGTGAAGATGAGAGTGATTTATACACAAAAACATTAGCAACATTGGGTTATATTGCGCCAGGTAcgtctcttgatttttctttgcACATTTCTTTTCCCTTTCTCTTTTTCCACCAAGTTATCATGTTACATCTTTAAATAATTGTTTGATTGTAGAGTATGGACAAGATGGATTGGTGTCTACTAAATGTGACGTGTATAGTTATGGAATCATGTTGCTGGAAACGTTTACTAGGAGAAAGCCTAGTGAGTTTGAGGGAGATCTTAGCTTGAAGCACTGGGTGAGTTATTCACTTCCTGATGCAGTAATGGATGTTCCGGATTCCAACTTGGTTCCACCGATGGATAATCACTTGAAGAAGAAGTTAGAATGTGTAGCATCAATCATGAAAGTGGCACTAGATTGTTGTGTTGAATCTCCAGTAAGACGGATGAACATGAAAGATGTTGTAGGGATGCTGCAAAAGATCAAAATTCAACTTCTCGCATGTTGAACATGCTCTTGTCAATTCTTGTTCCAAATAACtttttttgttgaaaatgtttGCTGAATAATTGTATTAAGGTAAAATATTATGTCCATTTTCCATAGAGATGTCAGTCGAGGCCGAATCGCACAAAAAGTATGTTttagaggggtattttggtacttttccttCCCAGAAACCTCTCACACCAATTAAATAACACCCTAAACGTTATTTACTCAACTATTATTAGTTTTATAATATATCAAATTCTACACtacctccaagaacaagaaatcaagaatttaatcctttcaattcaagattctcaagaaacggatcaagatcCGGGCTCcatctttcaaattttataatctaaggtatgtggaaaTACTCTAAAAATCTTGGGtataagtttaaatgttttatcaagattaaagatccccaattagGTTTCTTGATGAATTGTTCGATATTGTTTTCGAAATATATGCATCATGGGATTGTTTTGCTGAAAATATATGTTGTCTTGAACCATTTTTCATGGAAGTTGAACTATAACTATGTATATTTGATTTGGTATGTTTTGTAAGGTTTgaatgagagcatgaatgatcaaAACTCCCTCTTTTATTGGGATATTGTCGATTTTGATTGTTGTGAGTTGTTTAAAGGCATGAACTTTCTAAATGAAAAACTAATGGGTGAATGCTTGTTAAATGATCATGGTTTTGTACTATTTATTACATGTTGAGTATATGGTTGCACATGATAAATGTTTATTGTGTCAAATTAACAACTTTCTGGGATCTTAAGAAATTACAAATATGAGGTGACCACCTATTGATTCTGCAATTGGGAGGAGAATTTTTTGATGAAGATTTTGAACGAAAGATTTATTGCATAACTCTCCGTCATCTGATGTTCAAAAGTTAGGGTGATCACTAATATGATAATAAGTGAAAAGGGCTACagattgatatgatttgatttgattgacttgcaagtcgaggtatgatgatacccagtgaTTACATGTCCTTAACAAGATAAGTATTAaatgttttgaaattatgaagCATGtttgttttaaagaactaaaagttggtcttaagagagctagtaggttacccgaagaaggagtttgagtgtaagggctcatcgctggaaaccgtagttgctGATACAGGGTGGGTTCCtcatagcccatggaatttcaaatttgtagggtgtaccgactagctcagaagaataacaaagagtgagtcaaggtGTTCAAGAACTGctttgaaattattaaatatgctcatgtatttttatttacataatgtTTACTGTTATTACGATATActctcatctattttgtataagaatattttattttgagttgtttcacataccaatacatctatattgaccccctatatttcaggatctgagacaCAGTCCCGGGGTCCAGCTAATTAGTAGATTGGGTTGTCTGAAGTGCATAGTTGGTGAGCGTTCATTATTTTGGAAGTCCTATTTTAGATATTGTTGTTTCATTTCGGATTTTAGGTTAgactggggccttgtcctagtttttagTTATGATGATTGGTTTTGATGTACTAGAGATTTCACATACAGATGTAAGATGATGTGGAAGGTTTATTGATTTCTTTTGACTGTTCAGTCGTATAATattattgaccatgttttcgtatgaATCCATTTCCACATTCtctttatgattatatgaacatGTGTATGATTGCCTATTAATAAAGGGGCGCTCGGGCCTTCacggttcgggatgctcatcacggccagggccccggtacGGATCGTGACACATGTAATGTTGGAGGAGGGAATAAACCAAAAAAAGCAAAATTTCTTTATCATTAATCAGGAATTAGTTTAACTTTTCAATAAGATAGAGCCAAAACGAAAAGGATTAAATTTCAAACTAATGCAGAAAACTCCAAAGCAGCTTAAACCTAGAAAACCgcaattattcatcaattttcagaACTAATATTGTTTGCTATTtctggagaaaattgaaggaaagatgtcatttaagtgttgaatgaaggattggtgagatgaaggaaaggtgtcatgtAACGAAGGATTGGTCATATTGACCAGCTTAAAGGGTCCAACataatttgattaagttaattgtggacttgattaatattttctaaacttcctaaatttttcaaaaatacaaatcaacccacgcccctctcctctccaaatcaacaGTCTCTCCTCTTGGGTGAGAGAGAGATAGTTTCTTcaaaccaacagttctgcaaatttctcctttcaatccccggCGACTCCAACGTCCggtgacaaatagttgggcttcaagttcCTTTTAGACTTTCAATCATCAATTGACGTAACAACCTTGCTCTCTggcaacaacaacttcaagttTTTCTTCGTCCCTCTTCTTCTTTCACAATTAAAAATTATggctttttttaattttgaagaaaatagaaacttgagccaacttctcttctagtattggttaacaattttaatatttgttgctttagtTTGAAATGTGGTcagaataaaatcctaatttctggtatttcttctgttctcttttcggagtgaaatatattttttttattaatttttacattttttaaagttgatttttgttgtttgtgtttgtagaaacaaaacaacgatgttggtgtttttggtgttgcGCCCGTTGCTGGTTTGATTAgttctttctttttgaaaaaatggtgatattgttgttgttctattgagaaaaataatgttACTATTTTTTATGCAGCAGATTAAccttctgatgcaacaaatttaccatttaatacaacagatttaccatctgatgcaatagaggaaccatctgatgcaacaaatttaccgtatgatgcaacagaggaataattgaataaaaaatttgatgcaacagattaataatcggataaaaaatctaatgcaatagattaaccatctgatgcaatagatttatcatTGGATTAAAAagctgatgcaacagattaaccatattatgcaacagatataaCATCGAATGCAATAAAAGAACCATCtgattaaaaatttgatgcaacaaattaaccatatgatgGAATAGATTAACCATGTGATGCAACTGATTTACCATCTGACACAACGGAGGAATCAtcgaattaaaaatctaatgcaacagattaatcatctaatgcaatagacgaatcttctgttggataaaatcctatcaactactccaacaggacatgtccaagatattttcaattgatcattcatctATCATGACACACATTccttctattggaagaaatctaaataatattgattgttgatagctgttccaacagatcactcatatattgcaacaaatgtgaaatctgttgcacagaccaatcatctgtttcaatagatgagtgatctgtttttattattacaACGGACTACtcatctgttgcgataggttagttatatattgcaacagataaactaccatGTGCATTAGATGTGTTATTTGTTGGAacaattattttactattgtaaatattagatttactattatcctttttaacgatgtatttatcaattataatctattttatatttcaattaattttagattatatggctctcaaaagaaaagaaatcaaatcaagtctaagtaaagaaaaaggtgaaatagCTAGGCCACATTCACCAATCTATGTGCTTGCtctacaagtgttatctcaatcaagaCCAGAAGACGATGAACATGGAAAGGAGGAATAATGTTTGAAAAtcgatgatccaaatgctaatagccctccaaccgaagagttggtcaaaaccttcaacattaaTAGTTATCCGGTGTGAATACAGTGTTATGTTGCCacaaatttaatgggtgattttgtggttaagttagccatgggaaaatctttcaaagccttcagaaaaatacttcgagaataaaatttggatgcttattttTGAGACAGCTGCTTTAGAAAATATCTTGATtcgtcggaggacaacaatgcttgttttcaaatgaaaatgatatatgatcttttcaagtgtaggtttatgtatgaaagcaaagataagatagatgaggtatggataaattttGGTGAAagcaaagataagatggatgaggtgtggataaattactgtggcatgaatatttgttttggttgaaaagagtttgtcatagttactagactaaaactAGTATAAGTACTCACGCTATGCGCGGACAATTCTAATGATAAGTATTCATGAAAATAGTATCCATGAAAAATCGTAAAGACATAATGACTCTTTCCACAATTAATTTTGTATtataattgagaaaataaaattttttcttGTGATAAACTGTCACCGTCTAAATAACTGCATTTGACAAGATTAATCATATCAGCCATAACCAACACTCATACAACACCAAACCACTACATAAGGTGCAGCAGCAAGATAGATCATaaccatttttatcttttaattcgCTGGATAAAAATCACTCTAACAACTCATCTTTgaatatcttgaaaacatgaatATTGACCTGTAAAGCTCATTATAGAAACAATTCTTCATTCTATAAACTGAAAATCCTGTGAGAGGAGCTATTGCGGTAGTCCAAATGAGTTCCAACAGATTATTTCCACTAAagatttgtaacaccccgtatttcgggCCACAATGAAAACCGTTgtttctatgtgtagatgatctaaaattcataaatactatacaaattttccatgttaatcaattatgtagtgtgggaaattgaatgagcttttcgtcgatataagatttgcccaaatccgatactcgggcaagatgttatggctaatttaagccctagtcgtaaaacactgttattttagtgcttggcgcatcgtggaggaggtctatttaacaatttttaaattccagtagcctagcgcgattgtgtCGTGTCGTGTTGAAGTTTTAGGTCTCAACCTGTGGGACAACATGATGGCTCTGCGTCGCGGTAACCCTAAAAaccccattcatcaatttccagtgagccaccacgatagtggcgcatcgcggtggcccataaaatcgggatccctgttatattttattccatctcattaagggaaaaagtgatatttttcaCCCCCTATTCAGCATAACACAGGATCAAatcccccaaacaccaaaataacattattttctctcaaaatcaccaagaacactccttagggtttcaacccaaaaatcaacatatctcaagatttaaccatagcttttccttaattcttcaagaatcggaatccccattatgagggctacaagaagcacccatcaatcatACATATAGCATCCCTAACgtgagagttcattcaaaagcttctaatttaaggtacgtggggtttatcctaaaaactacataggCTTGTAAACAcaagaacatgatttaaagattatcaagcatgaatttagaaaggagtttttgaaatacatgattttattatgcattatgaatgtttaattgtattgttgatttggtctttaggccttttccccttaaattgatttacatgtatatgtatatgtatgaaaatttagatttaagattgtttgagagaaCAACTTATAAAATCCATGTCTTGTGATgactttaagtttatgatcttaatgtgaaggatttgaaatgcatgatttatggcttgaaattttcttactcaaataccatagtattttgagaataatttagagatttaagagagggagtttcttgatgtaaatatattttgttaaaagagaaagatttgcatgagattaagagatttgacatgaccaccatgcatcattgaaagttttgaaatgatttattgatatggtggtctcgaatttatgttttgaaaatagagattgtaatatgctaataatggctcaaagatgtgacttgcaagtcaatggtatgacgataccatgtaaATATATGTCATAACAGAACTAGAGTCTTCAGAGTTTGATTTTCAAAGGTTGCATGttgtaaataattaaaaatgggcttaaagagggttaggtggttacccgaagagggATAGatttcaagtaactcttagcctaaaatcgtgatttgtcaatccgagtatattatttttacgctggcgaTGACCatgtggcgtagcagagtcagagactccaaccttgcggcacacttgggttggaggcttccccgccgagtcaatggtgtATTTCATATAgtccatggaatttcagagttgtaggatataccacctagcgcagaagaaaaacaaagagtgtcacagagttcagatgattttacggAGTCTTTCGAAAacgcccatgagatttcttactatatgatatgtttatgaactgttttaaattgctctcatatatgttgaatataaattattatttttaatttactctgtgtaccagtacatctatattgaccccctacctcccaagtttggaggctcagtctaaggttttggctaatcagtagagtattccagagagaagtgatccgtacagtggtgagccttctttgttccagaaggcctgttatttcagattatgtatTCCATTgctttggtctactgggggccttgtcccagttttcagaacagttttgagatatagtagagatttcgcagactgaatcagatcttattcagatgttttgaattgcagcTTTCGTTCTTATGTCTTGAATCttagagttaatgaccatgtttccatatcagattgtatttccacatcttctcttattatatgaatgttgtgcatgattaccagatagagtaggacgcccggaccttcatggttcaggatgtccgtcatggccaggccctagttcgggtcgtgacaagatTGATAGCATTCAATCTTGTTTGATGATTGAAGAAAAAGATTCCTCATGGTTGTGGCATTTTCGTTATGGTCACTTGAATTTTGGAGGATTGAAAACACTCCAACAGAAAAACATGGCCACTGGTCTTCCTCAAATCGTTGTTCCTTCCAAAATTTGTGAAGAATGTATTGTTAGCAAACAATCACACTCTCAATTTCCAAAAGGGAAGTCAAGGAGAGCCAAGGATCTTTTGGATTTGGTTCACTCAGATCTTTGTGGTCCGATCAGCCCAGCGTCTAATGGAGGCAAGCGATATTTAATCACATTTACTGatgatttttcaataaaaacTTGGGTCTATTATTTGCAAGAAAAATCTAAAGctttttcaacattcaaaagCTTCAAAGTTTGTGTGGAAAATGAATTAGGAAAAACAATTAAGGCTCTTCGAACTGATCGTAGTGGTGAATATTGTTCAAAAGAATTCAAAGTTTTTTATGTAGACCATAGCA
Proteins encoded in this window:
- the LOC124897639 gene encoding LRR receptor-like serine/threonine-protein kinase GSO2, yielding MEKIFTSLLFLLHYVMVSSAMTQTNTTTDQLALLSLKFQIISDPFHFLDESWSPAICVCHWVGVTCGSRHQRVKSLNLSNMALTGRIPQDFGNLSFLASLDLGRNNFHGNLPHEMARLRRIKFLDLSFNNFRGEVPSWFGFLHQLQVLSLKNNSFTGPLPSSFFNISKLEMLNLAFNSLEGHIPVSLSNASRLERLDLSGNFLQGNIPKEIGNLHNLNWLAIQDNQLMGSVPLTVFNISRIEVIAFTGNSLSGNLPNGLCNGLTILKGLHLSKNKLHGHMPTSLSNCSQLQILSLSYNEFDGPIHSEIGRLSNLQFLYLGFNHFKGEIPKEISNLVELEKLDLPVNSFSGSLDMEIFNISGLRIIDLSLNNLSGSLPPNIGSILPNIEELYLANLTNLVGTIPHSISNCSKLTILELSVNQLTGLIPNSLGYLTHLQLLNLVENNLTSDSSLSFLTSLTYSRNLTVLDISFNPLNGMLPASIGNLSPSLIRFYANSCKIKGRIPNDFGNLSSLLDLDLSENSMAGSIPTTIGNLRNIQRFNLSNNKLIGFIRDHICKLQHLGAIYLGQNQLSGSLPNCLGNITSLREIHLGSNELSSNIPSSLWNLEDLMVLDLSSNNMVGSLPLEIGNLKAAILIDLSMNQLSNGISREIGSLQNLANLSLRHNKLQGAIPDSMSNMVGLEFLDLSHNNISGIIPKSLEKLQNLKYFNVSVNKLYGQIPSGGPFKNLSSQFFTYNEALCGSSRFSVPPCPALSMDK
- the LOC107856692 gene encoding probable LRR receptor-like serine/threonine-protein kinase At3g47570, whose product is NRRRLLVLFLLLGLAILFVPIIFVFLWLRYRRGKRAPQQADSLSTVKRERVSYYELLQATDALSESNLIGSGSFGSVYKGVLRSGTAIAVKVFNLQLDAAFKSFDTECEVLRSLRHRNLVKVITSCSNLDFKALVLEYMPNGSLEKYLYSHNYFLDIRQRLSIMIDVACVLEYLHHGCSFPVIHCDLKPSNVLLDEDMVAHLSDFVISKLLGEDESDLYTKTLATLGYIAPEYGQDGLVSTKCDVYSYGIMLLETFTRRKPSEFEGDLSLKHWVSYSLPDAVMDVPDSNLVPPMDNHLKKKLECVASIMKVALDCCVESPVRRMNMKDVVGMLQKIKIQLLAC